The Triticum dicoccoides isolate Atlit2015 ecotype Zavitan chromosome 6A, WEW_v2.0, whole genome shotgun sequence genome has a window encoding:
- the LOC119315112 gene encoding probable apyrase 6 isoform X2 — protein sequence MPEPTKPLSPRASRGRCRLCGLCLGSALLAIVVSTLVHLLSPPPQPAPSPSFSIIIDGGSTGTRAHVFSLGPDGRPDLARSAVMRVSPGLSSFAADTACAGESLRPLLEFAKEKVGSEGAAAATEVRLMATAGLRLLEESVREAILVSCRNALRASGFRFEDSWAKVIPGSDEGVYAWVAANYALGTLGGDPHKTIGIIELGGASAQLTFVSDEVLPLELSTNFTFGGTTYTLYSNSFLNFGQNAAQDSYREILKSRGFSHKRKVLARTSGASRSNLENQYVDNGSGNYKECRSSSLMMMQEGKERCEYQQCHLGSNFVPELLGHFLATENFYFTSKFFGLDRSSSLSDFVVAGEQLCNKDLSTLRQKYLNHSDEDFSRYCFSSAYIVALLHDSLGVPLDDKRIEYSNQVGDTHIEWALGAFIANTKHRILGASGAVATRSPKHRPLLAVLGAFLACGIYLVLRWRKPKTKIIYDLEKGRYIMTRIS from the exons ATGCCGGAGCCCACCAAGCCCCTCTCCCCCCGCGCAAGCCGCGGCCGCTGCCGCCTCTGCGGCCTCTGCCTCGGCTCCGCCCTCCTCGCCATCGTCGTCTCCACCCTCGTCCAcctcctctccccgccgcctcaGCCGGCCCCCTCCCCGAGCTTCTCCATCATCATAGACGGCGGCAGCACCGGTACCCGGGCCCACGTGTTCTCCTTAGGGCCCGACGGCCGGCCGGATCTGGCGCGCTCCGCCGTGATGCGCGTCTCCCCGGGGCTCTCCTCTTTCGCCGCGGACACGGCGTGCGCAGGGGAGTCGCTGCGGCCGCTGTTGGAATTTGCCAAGGAGAAGGTAGGGAGCGAGGGGGCCGCCGCAGCAACAGAGGTGCGGCTGATGGCAACCGCTGGCCTGCGGCTGCTCGAGGAGAGCGTTCGAGAGGCGATATTGGTGTCCTGCAGGAACGCCCTCAGGGCCTCCGGGTTCCGGTTCGAGGACTCATGGGCAAAGGTGATCCCAG GTTCTGATGAAGGCGTCTATGCTTGGGTTGCGGCAAACTATGCTCTGGGCACACTTGGAGGGGATCCTCACAAAACAATTGGAATAATTGAACTCGGGGGTGCTTCAGCTCAG CTGACGTTTGTTTCCGACGAAGTACTTCCTCTGGAACTATCAACTAATTTTACTTTTGGGGGAACAACATACACTCTCTATAGCAACAGCTTTCTAAACTTTGGACAA AATGCAGCACAAGACTCATACCGTGAAATACTGAAGTCAAGAG GATTTTCTCACAAACGGAAAGTATTGGCGAGAACAAGCGGTGCATCAAGATCAAATTTAGAGAACCAATATGTTGATAATGGAAGCGGAAACTATAAAGAATGTAGATCTTCTTCACTGATGATGATGCAAGAAGGAAAGG AAAGGTGTGAGTATCAGCAATGTCACCTAGGATCTAATTTCGTCCCTGAGCTGCTTGGGCATTTCCTAGCAACTGAAAATTTCTATTTTACGTCCAAG TTCTTTGGACTAGACCGGTCTTCATCACTGTCTGATTTTGTGGTTGCTGGAGAGCAACTTTGCAACAAGGACTTGTCCACACTAAGACAAAAGTATCTCAATCATTCAGATGAAGATTTCTCTCGGTATTGCTTCTCGTCGGCATACATTGTAGCTCTACTGCACGACAGCCTTGGTGTACCATTGGATGACAAGAG GATCGAGTATTCAAATCAGGTCGGCGACACTCATATTGAGTGGGCCCTAGGAGCTTTCATTGCAAATACAAAACATAGGATTCTAGGGGCATCAGGGGCTGTGGCAACACGGTCACCTAAGCACAGACCACTGCTCGCCGTGCTGGGAGCGTTTCTTGCTTGTGGAATATATTTGGTGTTGAGATGGAGGAAGCCCAAGACAAAGATTATATATGATTTAGAGAAAGGCCGATACATTATGACACGCATCAGCTGA
- the LOC119315112 gene encoding probable apyrase 6 isoform X1 translates to MPEPTKPLSPRASRGRCRLCGLCLGSALLAIVVSTLVHLLSPPPQPAPSPSFSIIIDGGSTGTRAHVFSLGPDGRPDLARSAVMRVSPGLSSFAADTACAGESLRPLLEFAKEKVGSEGAAAATEVRLMATAGLRLLEESVREAILVSCRNALRASGFRFEDSWAKVIPGSDEGVYAWVAANYALGTLGGDPHKTIGIIELGGASAQLTFVSDEVLPLELSTNFTFGGTTYTLYSNSFLNFGQNAAQDSYREILKSRGSFKNGTLVDPCAPKGFSHKRKVLARTSGASRSNLENQYVDNGSGNYKECRSSSLMMMQEGKERCEYQQCHLGSNFVPELLGHFLATENFYFTSKFFGLDRSSSLSDFVVAGEQLCNKDLSTLRQKYLNHSDEDFSRYCFSSAYIVALLHDSLGVPLDDKRIEYSNQVGDTHIEWALGAFIANTKHRILGASGAVATRSPKHRPLLAVLGAFLACGIYLVLRWRKPKTKIIYDLEKGRYIMTRIS, encoded by the exons ATGCCGGAGCCCACCAAGCCCCTCTCCCCCCGCGCAAGCCGCGGCCGCTGCCGCCTCTGCGGCCTCTGCCTCGGCTCCGCCCTCCTCGCCATCGTCGTCTCCACCCTCGTCCAcctcctctccccgccgcctcaGCCGGCCCCCTCCCCGAGCTTCTCCATCATCATAGACGGCGGCAGCACCGGTACCCGGGCCCACGTGTTCTCCTTAGGGCCCGACGGCCGGCCGGATCTGGCGCGCTCCGCCGTGATGCGCGTCTCCCCGGGGCTCTCCTCTTTCGCCGCGGACACGGCGTGCGCAGGGGAGTCGCTGCGGCCGCTGTTGGAATTTGCCAAGGAGAAGGTAGGGAGCGAGGGGGCCGCCGCAGCAACAGAGGTGCGGCTGATGGCAACCGCTGGCCTGCGGCTGCTCGAGGAGAGCGTTCGAGAGGCGATATTGGTGTCCTGCAGGAACGCCCTCAGGGCCTCCGGGTTCCGGTTCGAGGACTCATGGGCAAAGGTGATCCCAG GTTCTGATGAAGGCGTCTATGCTTGGGTTGCGGCAAACTATGCTCTGGGCACACTTGGAGGGGATCCTCACAAAACAATTGGAATAATTGAACTCGGGGGTGCTTCAGCTCAG CTGACGTTTGTTTCCGACGAAGTACTTCCTCTGGAACTATCAACTAATTTTACTTTTGGGGGAACAACATACACTCTCTATAGCAACAGCTTTCTAAACTTTGGACAA AATGCAGCACAAGACTCATACCGTGAAATACTGAAGTCAAGAG GATCTTTCAAAAACGGTACACTTGTTGATCCTTGTGCCCCTAAAGGATTTTCTCACAAACGGAAAGTATTGGCGAGAACAAGCGGTGCATCAAGATCAAATTTAGAGAACCAATATGTTGATAATGGAAGCGGAAACTATAAAGAATGTAGATCTTCTTCACTGATGATGATGCAAGAAGGAAAGG AAAGGTGTGAGTATCAGCAATGTCACCTAGGATCTAATTTCGTCCCTGAGCTGCTTGGGCATTTCCTAGCAACTGAAAATTTCTATTTTACGTCCAAG TTCTTTGGACTAGACCGGTCTTCATCACTGTCTGATTTTGTGGTTGCTGGAGAGCAACTTTGCAACAAGGACTTGTCCACACTAAGACAAAAGTATCTCAATCATTCAGATGAAGATTTCTCTCGGTATTGCTTCTCGTCGGCATACATTGTAGCTCTACTGCACGACAGCCTTGGTGTACCATTGGATGACAAGAG GATCGAGTATTCAAATCAGGTCGGCGACACTCATATTGAGTGGGCCCTAGGAGCTTTCATTGCAAATACAAAACATAGGATTCTAGGGGCATCAGGGGCTGTGGCAACACGGTCACCTAAGCACAGACCACTGCTCGCCGTGCTGGGAGCGTTTCTTGCTTGTGGAATATATTTGGTGTTGAGATGGAGGAAGCCCAAGACAAAGATTATATATGATTTAGAGAAAGGCCGATACATTATGACACGCATCAGCTGA